In Methanofollis sp., a genomic segment contains:
- a CDS encoding GNAT family N-acetyltransferase, with protein MAEEVATARLRLVPATAAHLTADSAALASLLGAAVPDAWPPETVEDAIPTFLSWLTEDPASEGWNLWYIVSPDGVLAGSCGFVGRPSPDGEAEMGYAVLPAFRGRGYATEAAAALVEWAFAHPAVTCVTAQADPANRASVRVLEKAGFVPDGAGDEGCVRFVLWERNL; from the coding sequence ATGGCTGAGGAGGTGGCGACCGCCCGCCTCCGCCTGGTCCCGGCGACGGCGGCGCACCTGACGGCTGACTCCGCGGCCCTGGCCTCTCTCCTCGGCGCCGCGGTCCCGGACGCCTGGCCGCCGGAGACTGTCGAGGATGCCATCCCGACGTTCCTCTCCTGGCTGACGGAGGACCCGGCGAGCGAGGGCTGGAACCTCTGGTACATCGTCTCCCCCGATGGGGTGCTCGCGGGGTCGTGCGGTTTTGTCGGCAGGCCCTCGCCCGATGGGGAGGCGGAGATGGGCTACGCGGTCCTCCCGGCCTTCCGGGGCCGCGGCTATGCGACCGAGGCGGCGGCGGCCCTCGTTGAGTGGGCGTTCGCGCACCCTGCGGTGACGTGCGTGACGGCGCAGGCCGACCCGGCGAACCGCGCCTCGGTGCGGGTGCTGGAGAAGGCCGGGTTCGTGCCCGACGGCGCCGGGGACGAGGGGTGCGTGCGGTTCGTATTGTGGGAGCGAAACCTATAA
- a CDS encoding DNA methyltransferase has translation MHLTCPACGCSFEYTGRATFFTSCPACKKRVTIRRRKSETSDFGVSKRECHDARAFYGRKIYAAAGAGGEGGQGENDLPPGVRNAVLCRDSRDLALIPDNSVHLMVTSPPYNVGKTYDDDLDMEEYLALLRAVFAETYRVLVPGGRACVNVANVGRKPYIPYHSAIIGVMAEIGFLMRGEVIWNKATGAGISTAWGSWRSASNPTLRDVHEYILVYSKGSYARKKGEREDTIGREEFLEWTKSVWTFPTESARKVGHPAPFPVELPYRCIQLYTFKGDVVLDPFAGAGTTGVAALRAGRDFVCVDSDAGYAERAKERLRAEGWDG, from the coding sequence ATGCACCTTACCTGCCCTGCCTGCGGATGTTCCTTCGAGTACACCGGACGGGCGACATTCTTCACCTCCTGCCCTGCCTGCAAAAAGCGGGTCACGATCCGGAGGAGGAAGTCGGAAACGAGCGACTTCGGGGTCTCGAAGCGGGAGTGCCACGACGCGAGGGCTTTCTACGGCCGCAAGATCTATGCGGCGGCCGGGGCGGGCGGGGAAGGTGGACAGGGGGAGAACGACCTCCCGCCGGGCGTCAGGAACGCGGTCCTCTGCCGGGACAGCAGGGACCTGGCCCTGATCCCGGACAACAGCGTCCACCTGATGGTGACGTCGCCGCCCTACAATGTGGGCAAGACCTATGACGACGACCTGGACATGGAGGAGTACCTGGCCCTGCTGCGGGCGGTCTTTGCGGAGACGTACCGCGTGCTCGTGCCGGGCGGCCGGGCGTGCGTGAATGTGGCGAATGTGGGGAGGAAACCGTACATCCCGTACCACAGTGCGATCATCGGGGTGATGGCGGAGATCGGGTTCCTGATGCGCGGCGAGGTGATCTGGAACAAGGCGACGGGGGCCGGGATCTCGACGGCCTGGGGGAGCTGGCGCTCGGCCTCGAACCCGACGCTCCGGGACGTCCACGAGTATATCCTGGTCTACTCGAAGGGGTCGTATGCCCGGAAGAAGGGGGAGAGGGAGGACACGATCGGCAGGGAGGAGTTCCTGGAGTGGACGAAGAGCGTCTGGACCTTTCCGACGGAGTCGGCGCGTAAGGTAGGCCACCCGGCGCCTTTCCCGGTGGAGCTGCCGTACCGCTGCATCCAGCTCTACACGTTCAAGGGGGACGTGGTCCTGGACCCGTTCGCGGGCGCGGGGACGACGGGCGTGGCGGCCCTGCGGGCGGGCCGGGACTTTGTCTGCGTCGATTCGGACGCGGGCTACGCGGAGCGTGCGAAGGAGCGCCTGCGGGCCGAAGGCTGGGATGGCTGA
- a CDS encoding YegP family protein, whose amino-acid sequence MPRGKFEVYQEKSGEFRFRLKASNGQVIATSQGYKSKESCLKGIESVRNNAPNAEVLQAHE is encoded by the coding sequence ATGCCCAGAGGGAAATTCGAAGTCTACCAGGAGAAGTCCGGTGAATTCAGGTTCAGGCTCAAGGCGTCAAACGGCCAGGTCATCGCCACGAGCCAGGGCTACAAGTCGAAGGAGTCGTGCCTGAAAGGAATAGAGAGTGTCAGGAACAACGCCCCCAATGCCGAAGTCCTCCAGGCACACGAGTAA
- a CDS encoding DUF61 family protein, with amino-acid sequence MAYRPTIDDESVMRRWMGIEAGRINDALVAERKTLARLLDEKVPSSTTKGGKEYAFDRDVIRTLGDRLPREMHDRLWLPIVFSFSPEVRDSFYLRDGTALLALKTLGELGAMREFHKGRLWVSNAIVYAMMSKYPTVIQIGIG; translated from the coding sequence ATGGCATACCGGCCGACCATCGACGACGAGTCGGTGATGAGACGGTGGATGGGCATCGAGGCCGGGCGGATCAACGACGCCCTCGTCGCCGAGAGAAAGACCCTCGCCCGCCTCCTCGACGAGAAAGTTCCGTCGTCGACGACGAAGGGAGGGAAGGAGTACGCCTTCGATCGCGACGTGATCAGAACTCTCGGCGACCGCCTCCCCCGCGAGATGCACGACCGCCTCTGGCTTCCCATCGTCTTCTCCTTCTCGCCCGAGGTCAGGGACAGTTTTTACCTCAGGGACGGGACGGCCCTCCTCGCCCTCAAGACTCTCGGCGAACTCGGCGCGATGCGCGAGTTCCATAAAGGGCGGCTCTGGGTCTCGAACGCGATCGTCTACGCGATGATGAGCAAGTACCCGACCGTGATCCAGATCGGGATCGGGTGA
- a CDS encoding YqhA family protein, translating into MGAGKDYEIEPEGGSPGVRAGVGSSRVVMEMLASSSGWLFILAVIGSALVSVSLFVFGFVLTVLTVLETFTALSFEPAALEALLSISIKIIDIFLVATVFYVISLGLYELFIAKAPLPGWVEIRDLDDLETKLLVVVVIALAVLVPWRVVTWKSDASTPIPDVGLAVGVSILAISGYLWVRR; encoded by the coding sequence ATGGGTGCGGGAAAGGATTACGAAATAGAGCCTGAAGGGGGCTCGCCAGGTGTTCGGGCGGGTGTGGGCTCGTCCCGTGTCGTCATGGAGATGCTCGCGTCCTCCAGCGGCTGGCTCTTCATCCTTGCCGTGATCGGGTCGGCCCTGGTTTCGGTCAGTCTCTTTGTCTTCGGGTTCGTCCTCACCGTCCTGACGGTCCTTGAGACATTCACCGCCCTCAGTTTCGAGCCCGCGGCCCTGGAAGCACTGCTCTCCATTTCCATCAAGATCATCGACATCTTCCTCGTGGCCACGGTCTTCTATGTCATCTCCCTGGGCCTGTACGAACTCTTCATCGCCAAGGCCCCTCTCCCTGGCTGGGTGGAGATCCGCGACCTCGACGATCTGGAGACCAAACTCCTCGTCGTCGTCGTCATCGCCCTGGCCGTGCTCGTCCCGTGGCGGGTCGTCACCTGGAAGAGCGATGCGTCGACCCCGATCCCGGACGTCGGGCTTGCCGTCGGTGTGTCCATTCTCGCGATATCGGGATACCTGTGGGTCAGGAGGTGA
- a CDS encoding LURP-one-related family protein, protein MLRRRGEVARKGGEEAAHQYKMKEKLVSIGDDYWIEDAAGKKTYKVDGKMLRLRNTLVIQDSDGKDLYKIQERMLRIKDTMEIEKAEGGTAATIKKALISPLRDRWTVKIPDGEDWSIQGNILAHEYRIEAGREKVAEVSKKWFRIRDTYGVEIAPGHAAALVLAITAAVDQMAHD, encoded by the coding sequence ATGTTGCGAAGAAGGGGAGAAGTCGCCCGGAAGGGCGGAGAGGAAGCGGCACACCAGTATAAGATGAAAGAGAAACTCGTCTCCATCGGGGACGACTACTGGATCGAGGACGCCGCGGGAAAAAAGACCTATAAAGTGGACGGCAAGATGCTCCGGCTCAGGAACACCCTGGTGATCCAGGACAGCGACGGGAAGGACCTCTACAAGATCCAGGAGAGGATGCTCCGCATCAAGGACACCATGGAGATCGAAAAGGCCGAAGGCGGCACGGCGGCCACGATCAAGAAGGCCCTGATCTCTCCTCTCCGGGACAGGTGGACGGTGAAGATCCCGGACGGCGAGGACTGGAGCATCCAGGGAAACATCCTGGCCCACGAGTACAGGATCGAGGCCGGACGGGAGAAGGTCGCCGAGGTCTCGAAGAAATGGTTCCGTATCCGGGACACCTACGGCGTGGAGATCGCACCCGGCCACGCCGCCGCCCTTGTCCTGGCGATCACGGCCGCGGTCGACCAGATGGCGCACGACTAG
- a CDS encoding DUF5518 domain-containing protein, whose translation MNESDSQKFWVGVIGGLLVALVINYLITIGGAFAGGIVAGWIVRGGAKNGGKAGVYVGLLNAVVLAAAILVYGIETAPGDISYLGFLGSTLFIVVALFPLFGLFGYVGGLIGGSLTK comes from the coding sequence ATGAACGAATCAGATTCGCAGAAGTTCTGGGTCGGCGTGATAGGCGGGCTGTTGGTGGCGCTTGTCATCAATTACCTCATCACCATCGGCGGCGCCTTCGCCGGGGGGATCGTGGCAGGCTGGATCGTGCGAGGGGGCGCAAAGAACGGCGGGAAAGCGGGCGTTTATGTCGGCCTCCTGAACGCGGTCGTGCTGGCGGCCGCCATCCTGGTGTATGGCATCGAGACCGCTCCGGGCGACATCAGTTACCTGGGGTTCCTCGGGTCGACGCTCTTCATCGTCGTCGCCCTCTTCCCGCTCTTCGGCCTCTTCGGCTATGTGGGAGGGCTCATCGGAGGGTCGCTGACGAAGTGA
- a CDS encoding PGF-pre-PGF domain-containing protein, whose product MRNIPPFLKEVPFFVVLLVALACIIGPVAGEDESTVPPETLAPVETVTNTILPVETETPPDAALVLSIAADPPDGPVPLTVRFTGTATGPAVDIWEWTIDGVAAGNGPDLTHTFTGAGTYTVALTATNASAHLANTTSIEIVAEEETPLMIAARAGVIHPRIWNVSKIEGSGNVTSLWEIGDQIGDGDTIRIWGMAESAADRVYESGITINVPDVMVKQWEGSPAQPLIAGPSAVGPSAVATMSPGPSAPAFAVTADNTTFRGLNISGNAAGIYAAGDPEDHIRGLTIAECTFVGNGAIGGPSVNPGGGALYAEYVDDLRVERTEFTENSAEYGGGAYFSGCDNARLADTIFTDNNAAFVGGGAVFEICENATVTGTAFTENEAEKYGGGAYFWGCANPTLTDATFTGNNATSGGVPTVVPTVASRGSEISGCGGGAYFSGCGNARLADTIFTGNNATRGGGIYATGNVEVRIRGLTIADCTFTGNAANGDAAGGALYARYVDDLRVERTEFTNNTANEGGGAYFGDCENAMLTRTTFENNRAEYFGSEPALGPKAASRGPDCVGGGAYFNRCNNATVTDSVFTCNNATYGGGAAFGGCEEPTITCTMFTGNAAEELGGGAVFGGCDNATVTDTIFIHNTAIFMGGGAVFESCENATVTGTAFTENDATNGGGAAFGWCEDTTITGTTFIGNTATDHDVELRSLESSEDELENSGGAVYFYCCEDTAITNCRFDNPTNIYAEDDFEARGSEESDIMERFSAVLNTTRTSGTNIAGGPYLGGNLWLTDPAQNISEWCADADFDGICDEPLTIAMNNGEEFGTDYLPLVYGGTVAIASTPAGASVHLDGRTIGHTTGTSLYLPVGDHTITVTLDGYVTPAHRVVTVVPGETVPVSFALEPVSPPSGSGGGRSDLSAASAGQILTGGNASLTFPNRAIYEIRVTAGETIQTIFVTIERSGLPSGVDAPAGTIFEYDEVTIYHTTDDAIEGALILFSIPKAWLAESGLDPADVVLYRYHDGAWQALPTEVVDEDATSWHFSARSPGFSLFAIGGDPAPVEIKAPDAGAQAGTTEPLPPVTSVEPASPPAETPQPFPTMILLLCVAAVILIAAVFLWKRR is encoded by the coding sequence ATGAGAAATATCCCCCCCTTTCTGAAAGAAGTACCTTTTTTTGTCGTCCTGCTGGTGGCCCTGGCCTGTATCATCGGCCCGGTCGCCGGCGAGGACGAGTCCACGGTTCCGCCTGAAACGCTGGCGCCCGTTGAAACGGTCACGAACACCATACTCCCGGTAGAAACGGAGACGCCGCCGGATGCGGCGCTCGTCCTCTCGATTGCCGCCGACCCGCCTGACGGCCCGGTGCCGCTCACCGTGCGTTTCACCGGGACGGCGACGGGTCCGGCGGTCGACATCTGGGAGTGGACAATCGACGGCGTCGCGGCGGGAAACGGCCCTGACCTTACTCACACTTTCACCGGGGCCGGCACCTACACCGTCGCCCTCACCGCAACCAACGCGAGCGCACACCTCGCGAACACCACGTCGATCGAGATCGTCGCGGAGGAAGAAACACCCCTCATGATAGCCGCCAGGGCCGGGGTCATCCACCCCCGCATCTGGAATGTCTCGAAGATCGAGGGGAGCGGTAACGTCACCAGTCTCTGGGAGATCGGGGATCAGATCGGAGACGGTGACACCATCCGCATCTGGGGCATGGCGGAGAGCGCGGCGGACCGCGTCTACGAGAGCGGCATTACCATCAACGTCCCCGACGTGATGGTCAAACAGTGGGAAGGTTCGCCCGCCCAACCCCTCATCGCCGGCCCCTCGGCGGTCGGCCCCTCGGCGGTAGCAACGATGTCCCCCGGCCCCTCGGCACCGGCCTTCGCCGTCACAGCGGACAACACGACCTTCCGCGGCCTCAACATCTCCGGCAACGCCGCCGGGATCTACGCCGCCGGGGATCCTGAAGACCACATCAGGGGCCTCACCATCGCAGAATGCACCTTCGTCGGGAATGGGGCAATCGGCGGTCCGAGTGTAAATCCTGGTGGCGGTGCGCTCTATGCCGAATATGTCGACGACCTCCGGGTCGAGAGGACAGAGTTCACCGAAAACAGTGCGGAATATGGCGGCGGGGCATACTTCAGCGGGTGCGATAATGCCAGGCTCGCCGACACGATCTTCACCGACAACAACGCGGCCTTCGTCGGCGGCGGGGCAGTTTTCGAGATTTGCGAGAACGCCACGGTCACCGGCACCGCCTTCACTGAAAACGAGGCAGAGAAGTATGGCGGCGGGGCGTACTTCTGGGGGTGTGCGAATCCCACGCTCACCGACGCCACCTTCACCGGCAACAACGCAACCTCCGGCGGCGTTCCGACTGTCGTACCTACGGTCGCCAGCAGAGGGTCAGAGATCTCCGGCTGCGGCGGCGGGGCATACTTCAGCGGGTGCGGTAATGCCAGGCTCGCCGACACGATCTTCACCGGCAACAACGCGACCCGTGGCGGTGGAATCTACGCCACGGGGAATGTTGAAGTCCGCATTCGGGGCCTCACCATCGCAGACTGCACCTTCACCGGGAACGCGGCGAACGGTGATGCTGCCGGCGGTGCGCTCTATGCCCGGTACGTTGATGACCTCCGGGTCGAGAGGACAGAGTTCACCAACAACACCGCAAACGAAGGCGGCGGGGCATACTTCGGGGACTGCGAGAACGCCATGCTGACCCGCACAACCTTTGAAAATAACAGGGCAGAGTATTTCGGCAGCGAGCCAGCTCTCGGACCGAAGGCCGCCAGCAGAGGGCCGGATTGTGTCGGCGGCGGGGCATACTTCAACAGGTGCAACAATGCCACGGTCACCGACTCCGTCTTCACATGCAACAACGCGACCTACGGCGGCGGAGCAGCGTTCGGGGGGTGCGAAGAACCCACCATCACCTGCACTATGTTCACCGGCAACGCGGCAGAGGAGCTCGGCGGCGGGGCAGTTTTCGGGGGGTGCGATAATGCCACGGTCACCGACACGATCTTCATACACAACACCGCAATCTTCATGGGCGGCGGGGCAGTTTTCGAGAGTTGCGAGAACGCCACGGTCACCGGCACCGCCTTCACTGAAAACGACGCAACCAACGGCGGCGGGGCAGCGTTCGGGTGGTGCGAGGACACCACCATCACCGGCACCACCTTCATCGGAAACACCGCGACCGACCACGACGTCGAGCTGCGGAGTCTGGAGTCCTCCGAAGATGAGTTAGAGAATTCCGGCGGTGCGGTCTATTTCTATTGTTGCGAGGACACCGCCATCACCAACTGCCGCTTCGACAACCCCACCAACATCTATGCAGAAGATGACTTTGAAGCGCGTGGCTCTGAAGAAAGCGACATCATGGAACGTTTCTCCGCCGTCCTGAACACCACCCGCACATCCGGCACGAACATCGCGGGCGGGCCGTACCTCGGCGGCAACCTCTGGCTGACTGACCCCGCCCAGAACATCTCGGAGTGGTGTGCGGACGCCGACTTCGACGGCATCTGCGACGAACCTCTGACCATCGCCATGAACAACGGCGAGGAATTTGGCACCGACTACCTTCCACTGGTGTACGGCGGGACGGTGGCGATCGCCTCGACGCCCGCGGGGGCGTCCGTCCACCTTGACGGCAGGACAATCGGCCACACCACCGGCACCTCCCTCTACCTCCCTGTCGGCGACCACACCATCACCGTCACCCTCGACGGCTATGTGACGCCTGCACACAGGGTGGTGACAGTCGTGCCGGGGGAGACGGTGCCCGTCTCCTTTGCCCTCGAACCCGTCTCTCCCCCCTCCGGTTCCGGCGGCGGGCGCTCTGACCTCTCCGCCGCGTCCGCAGGACAGATCCTCACCGGCGGCAACGCCTCCCTGACATTCCCGAACCGGGCGATCTATGAGATCAGGGTGACGGCCGGCGAGACCATCCAGACGATCTTTGTCACCATCGAGCGGAGCGGCCTCCCCTCCGGCGTCGACGCCCCGGCCGGCACGATCTTTGAGTACGACGAGGTGACGATCTACCACACGACCGACGACGCCATCGAGGGCGCCCTCATCCTCTTCAGCATCCCGAAGGCGTGGCTGGCAGAGAGCGGCCTCGACCCCGCGGACGTCGTGCTGTACCGGTACCACGACGGCGCCTGGCAGGCCCTCCCCACCGAGGTCGTGGATGAGGACGCAACCTCCTGGCACTTCTCGGCCCGGAGTCCGGGCTTCTCCCTCTTTGCGATCGGCGGCGACCCCGCGCCCGTCGAGATCAAAGCACCGGACGCCGGAGCACAGGCCGGGACGACCGAACCCCTCCCGCCCGTGACGTCGGTCGAACCCGCCTCTCCCCCGGCGGAGACACCGCAGCCCTTCCCCACCATGATCCTCCTCCTCTGCGTGGCGGCAGTCATCCTCATCGCGGCAGTCTTCCTCTGGAAGAGGAGATAA
- a CDS encoding fasciclin domain-containing protein produces the protein MTETVTETTVPTGNETDIFRTLNTMPQYSVLRELLLLAGLDQTLATGGPYTLFAPESTAFATSITKDQESMIRADPALLEPVLLYHVVEGTYTAADLKNVTSLTTLEGSTLNVTVSGDTVTVDGATVVEADIMATNGVIHGIDAVLLPPDVTMP, from the coding sequence GTGACGGAGACGGTGACGGAGACGACAGTTCCAACCGGAAATGAGACCGACATCTTCAGGACCCTGAACACGATGCCGCAGTACTCGGTGCTCCGCGAACTGCTCCTTCTTGCCGGACTGGACCAGACGCTCGCAACAGGGGGGCCCTATACTCTCTTTGCGCCGGAGAGCACCGCCTTCGCCACGAGCATCACGAAGGACCAGGAGAGCATGATCCGGGCCGACCCGGCCCTGCTCGAACCGGTCCTCCTCTACCATGTCGTGGAGGGGACGTACACGGCGGCCGATCTCAAGAATGTCACCTCTCTCACGACCCTGGAGGGCAGCACGCTGAATGTCACGGTGTCGGGCGACACGGTGACGGTGGACGGCGCAACCGTGGTGGAGGCCGACATTATGGCGACGAACGGCGTGATCCACGGCATCGATGCCGTGCTGCTGCCGCCTGACGTGACCATGCCCTAG
- a CDS encoding dihydrofolate reductase family protein, translating to MSPRVIIHTTVSLDSATTGYDIDIGLHYELLLAFGPEAMLVGSTTARTGIETFLDIDQPEGPADLQRPAVSPDDPRPIGVFVDSRGVLKGLLHFYRQMEHIKDVVVLVSEATPDDYLAYLREREYPFIRCGAERVDLGAALEELGKSFGVTRVVTDSGGGLSGALIEAGVADEISLVVTPVISGAGCTKLFRGVDAPVDLELIGSKEVGKGRVHLRYAVKKKE from the coding sequence ATGTCCCCCCGCGTGATCATCCACACGACGGTCAGTCTCGACAGCGCGACCACCGGCTATGATATCGATATCGGCCTGCACTACGAACTCCTCCTCGCCTTCGGGCCGGAGGCGATGCTCGTGGGTTCGACGACGGCGCGGACGGGCATCGAGACGTTTCTGGACATCGATCAGCCGGAGGGTCCCGCGGACCTCCAGAGGCCGGCGGTCAGTCCCGACGACCCCCGCCCCATCGGCGTCTTCGTCGACAGCCGGGGGGTGCTGAAGGGCCTGCTCCACTTCTACCGGCAGATGGAGCATATCAAGGACGTCGTCGTACTCGTCTCCGAGGCGACGCCTGATGACTACCTCGCGTACCTGCGGGAGAGGGAGTACCCGTTCATCAGGTGCGGGGCGGAGCGGGTGGACCTCGGGGCGGCGCTGGAAGAACTCGGGAAAAGTTTCGGGGTCACGCGGGTCGTCACCGACAGCGGGGGCGGCCTCTCCGGCGCCCTGATCGAGGCGGGGGTCGCCGACGAGATCAGCCTTGTCGTGACGCCGGTGATCTCGGGGGCGGGGTGCACGAAACTGTTCAGGGGGGTGGACGCACCCGTCGACCTGGAGTTGATCGGGTCGAAGGAAGTGGGGAAGGGCAGGGTGCACCTGCGGTACGCGGTGAAGAAAAAGGAGTGA